The Salvia miltiorrhiza cultivar Shanhuang (shh) chromosome 1, IMPLAD_Smil_shh, whole genome shotgun sequence genome has a window encoding:
- the LOC130991701 gene encoding pentatricopeptide repeat-containing protein At1g10270-like — MSLLRLFLRGSVRRYSSNHSPLPNITPNQLSSAADHSQPQSPTNSPSTPYISQRSYGFSSAEEAAAERRRRKRRLRIEPPLYALRPNPQTPPPGAANSADRARLPDSTSVLVGPRLNLHNRVQSLIRAGDIDTASYVCRQSVFQRVRPTVFTCNAVVAAMYRAERYDDAKALFHYFFRQSSIVPNIVSYNNLIVSHCASKDIEAALEVYKEILDTAPFCPSPVTYRHLTKGLMDAGRVDEAVAYLREMLHKGHGADSLVYNNVILGFLNLGNLDKANEYFDELKERCTVYDGVVNATFMEWFFNQGKGKEAMESFRDLMSREYKMVPATRNALLETLLKHGKKKEAWDLFEGMLDDHTPPTFQAVNSDSISMMVNECFKEGNIEEAMHVFKRSGKGPKSKPFYMDVAGYNNMITRFCELEMLDEAEQYYKQLLDKSLVPDVNTFRTLIDAYIKLDNVEKVIQKYSEMAELGIRVIPPYANKWFALMIEKGKASDCLPILSKMTDREPKPDVMTYDIVIRGLILEGHFDATANLVREMMTQGIGTTSSLKEFVLGVFDGLGRRVEIENVFNITHQTSANQDTQQTSVNQNTQRQSYGNQHTQQGYANRFTQQGSQSQTMQEMAHSHPRREQEVEYRYGAGRNGV, encoded by the coding sequence ATGAGCCTCCTCCGCCTCTTTCTCCGCGGCTCCGTCCGCCGGTATTCCTCCAATCATTCCCCCCTGCCCAATATTACCCCAAATCAGCTCTCCTCGGCCGCCGACCACTCCCAGCCCCAATCACCGACAAATTCCCCATCTACCCCCTACATCTCGCAACGCTCCTATGGATTCTCCTCCGCAGAGGAAGCCGCCGCcgagcgccgccgccgcaaGCGCAGACTCCGGATCGAGCCTCCTCTTTACGCCCTCCGCCCCAACCCTCAAACCCCTCCTCCCGGCGCCGCTAATAGCGCCGACAGAGCCCGCCTCCCCGATTCGACGTCAGTTCTAGTCGGCCCCCGCCTCAACCTCCACAACCGCGTTCAGTCTCTCATTCGCGCCGGCGACATCGACACCGCCTCCTACGTCTGCCGCCAATCTGTTTTCCAGCGCGTCCGCCCCACTGTCTTCACTTGCAACGCCGTTGTTGCAGCGATGTACCGCGCCGAGCGCTACGATGATGCCAAAGCCCTGTTTCACTACTTCTTCCGCCAATCGAGTATTGTACCCAACATTGTTTCGTATAATAACCTCATTGTGTCTCACTGTGCGTCGAAAGATATTGAGGCGGCGCTGGAAGTCTATAAAGAGATTCTGGACACTGCTCCCTTTTGCCCGTCGCCTGTAACCTATCGCCACCTGACAAAGGGGCTCATGGACGCTGGTCGGGTTGATGAAGCCGTGGCTTACCTTCGTGAGATGCTGCACAAGGGCCATGGTGCGGACTCTTTGGTTTATAACAATGTGATTCTTGGTTTCTTGAATTTGGGAAACTTAGATAAGGCTAATGAGTACTTTGATGAGTTGAAGGAGCGGTGCACCGTGTATGATGGGGTGGTGAATGCTACATTCATGGAGTGGTTCTTTAACCAGGGAAAGGGGAAGGAGGCAATGGAGTCTTTTAGGGATTTAATGTCTAGGGAGTATAAGATGGTGCCTGCTACAAGGAATGCGTTGTTGGAGACGCTATTGAAGCatgggaaaaagaaagaagcatGGGATTTGTTTGAGGGCATGTTGGATGATCACACGCCGCCTACCTTCCAAGCAGTGAATTCAGACTCTATCAGTATGATGGTTAATGAATGCTTTAAGGAAGGGAATATCGAAGAGGCGATGCATGTTTTCAAGAGGTCAGGTAAGGGACCCAAGTCGAAGCCTTTTTATATGGATGTGGCTGGCTATAACAATATGATTACGAGGTTTTGTGAGCTTGAGATGTTGGATGAAGCGGAACAGTACTATAAGCAGTTGTTGGACAAGTCATTAGTCCCTGATGTTAACACATTTAGGACGTTGATTGATGCATACATCAAGCTAGACAATGTCGAGAAAGTGATTCAGAAGTACTCGGAGATGGCTGAGTTGGGTATTAGGGTTATCCCTCCTTACGCTAATAAGTGGTTTGCCTTGATGATCGAGAAGGGAAAAGCTTCTGATTGTTTGCCAATTCTGTCAAAAATGACTGATAGAGAACCAAAACCCGATGTCATGACCTATGACATTGTGATAAGGGGCCTTATTCTGGAAGGTCATTTTGATGCCACTGCCAATCTGGTAAGAGAGATGATGACTCAGGGAATTGGAACTACGTCTTCGCTTAAGGAATTCGTCTTGGGTGTTTTTGATGGACTAGGTCGCCGGGTGGAAATTGAGAATGTTTTCAACATCACACATCAGACTTCTGCAAATCAGGATACTCAACAGACTTCTGTGAATCAGAATACACAGCGACAGAGTTATGGAAATCAGCATACACAACAGGGTTATGCAAATCGATTTACACAGCAGGGAAGTCAGTCTCAAACGATGCAGGAGATGGCACATTCACATCCAAGGCGAGAGCAGGAAGTTGAGTACCGCTATGGGGCAGGTAGAAATGGAGTTTAA
- the LOC131009679 gene encoding uncharacterized protein LOC131009679, with the protein MACAKSSSSGGSAMADMTTKCYCGSRVVLRTSQTQQNPGRRFICCPKKDIKAQCRFFDWVDPETPIGEAEEEDDGESKLTFWIGEYYRQQQYLEADMMRIRQLETEIKHLKKKKKDNKKLFVNMKQFMYGACFGVLVYAVSMSFIF; encoded by the exons ATGGCTTGTGCTAAATCTTCCTCCTCCGGCGGTTCGGCCATGGCCGACATGACCACAAAGTGTTACTGCGGAAGCCGCGTCGTGCTTAGGACGTCGCAAACACAACAAAACCCTGGACGGAGGTTCATATGTTGTCCGAAGAAAGAT ATTAAGGCTCAATGTCGATTTTTCGATTGGGTTGATCCCGAGACTCCGATAGGAGAggcagaagaagaagatgatggtgAATCGAAACTAACTTTCTGGATTGGCGAATACTACCGACAACAACAGTATCTTGAAGCGGACATGATGAGAATCCGACAGTTGGAGACTGAGATTAAGcatctcaaaaagaaaaagaaagacaaCAAGAAGCTATTCGTCAACATGAAGCAATTCATGTATGGTGCTTGTTTTGGAGTGTTGGTTTATGCAGTTTCAATGTCATTCATTTTCTAG
- the LOC131009688 gene encoding uncharacterized protein LOC131009688 gives MELSEDKHVMQMLKHISRSCRSISVYVDDGKREVVKAVTEVVTKTVTKTITTTKRSVGKGGGNAAEWSTDEDEDDDDYCPGEEDGELVESEDSLGDMELGSDDDEYEQVRVNLRVGLGVLGDNMSDNELSLEAENSDSCDSDGQLVRSKQPKVVYDPKMDIADLQLVLGMRFEDGFQCKKALVSWSIVKGHPIHFRRVNKEQCEAYCEEPCMWRVFASTVQKEKSLVVKVLGDDHTCTFAVQNRQASYKWIGEQCIEVFRVRPQMMVEEFRNDVKRRFNIAIPNGRLYRAKAYALETLRGSVTGHYAKLRSYISELMRVDREGRFELLVGDGTIFKGLYIGFSALKKGFVEGCRPIIGLDGCFMKTHLGGQLLCAIGKDGNNQMYPIAWTVVEVENEACWAWFISMLLEELGVTDGSGYTFISDQQKGLTNAIKDLAPFAEHRNCARHVYMNWKKQFKGVTLKHMFWEGVRSSYKEEWDAAMDKLKAENMMAYENFIERDPSRFCKTFISTACVSDMVDNNVSETFNGYILNARGKHIIHMLEAIRSGLRERQFQKLKHVESVSDVLTPAVRKKVEKLKSLARFCTAHPGLGGKFEVENKDDRFIVSLPERNCSCRVWELTGIPCIHAISAIHFMKEDPANYVHKYLTTETYLKAYLYPLEPINGERQWPKAVGYPVQPPQVRVMPGRPKKKMRRDKDEKDPKNPSRLTRAGTVMTCQNCFQLGHNSRGCKNETVEKEKPEKRKPGRPRKHPRPDDDVNSGGVSKSKKKSKSKTLAMERAQASKGVGHFVGEETGNSYICSGSIVHQVPRGEELSSQVPTQQSQTKN, from the exons ATGGAATTGTCTGAGGATAAGCATGTGATGCAAATGTTGAAGCACATCTCCAGGTCTTGCCGATCTATCTCTGTTTATGTAGATGATGGGAAGAGGGAAGTGGTTAAGGCTGTGACTGAAGTGGTTACGAAGACAGTGACAAAGACAATCACTACTACTAAGAGGAGTGTTGGCAAGGGAGGGGGAA ATGCAGCAGAATGGAGCactgatgaggatgaggatgatgatgattattGCCCAGGGGAGGAAGATGGGGAGTTAGTGGAATCTGAAGACAGTCTAGGAGATATGGAATTAGGTTCTGATGATGATGAATATGAACAAGTTAGGGTGAATCTGAGAGTGGGTTTAGGTGTCTTGGGAGATAATATGTCAGATAATGAATTGTCACTTGAGGCTGAGAACTCAGATAGTTGTGATTCTGATGGGCAATTAGTTAGGAGTAAGCAGCCTAAGGTGGTATATGATCCCAAAATGGATATTGCAGATTTGCAATTGGTACTAGGAATGAGATTTGAGGATGGTTTTCAATGCAAAAAGGCATTAGTTAGTTGGAGCATAGTGAAAGGGCATCCTATCCATTTCAGGAGGGTCAACAAAGAGCAATGTGAGGCCTACTGTGAAGAGCCTTGTATGTGGAGGGTATTTGCAAGCACTGTTCAGAAGGAGAAGAGTCTTGTAGTTAAAGTGCTTGGTGATGATCACACTTGCACATTTGCTGTCCAGAATAGACAAGCAAGCTACAAGTGGATTGGTGAGCAGTGCATTGAGGTGTTTAGAGTAAGGCCTCAAATGATGGTGGAGGAGTTCAGAAATGATGTCAAGAGAAGGTTCAATATTGCTATTCCTAATGGCAGATTATATAGGGCTAAGGCTTATGCTCTAGAGACATTGAGAGGATCAGTGACTGGCCACTATGCAAAGCTAAGGAGTTATATATCTGAGCTTATGAGAGTTGACAGAGAAGGGAGATTTGAATTACTGGTAGGTGATGGTACAATATTTAAAGGGTTGTATATAGGTTTTAGTGCTCTGAAAAAGGGATTTGTGGAGGGATGTAGACCCATCATAGGCCTAGATGGTTGTTTCATGAAGACTCATCTAGGAGGGCAGCTTCTTTGTGCTATTGGAAAGGATGGAAATAACCAGATGTATCCAATTGCTTGGACGGTTGTTGAAGTGGAAAATGAGGCATGTTGGGCATGGTTTATCTCTATGTTGCTTGAAGAACTTGGTGTTACAGATGGTTCAGGTTACACGTTCATATCGGATCAACAAAAG GGCCTGACAAATGCTATAAAGGACTTGGCTCCTTTTGCTGAGCATAGGAACTGCGCACGCCATGTTTATATGAATTGGAAAAAACAGTTCAAAGGAGTAACACTAAAGCACATGTTCTGGGAAGGTGTTAGAAGTTCATACAAGGAGGAGTGGGATGCAGCAATGGACAAGTTGAAGGCAGAGAACATGATGGCTTATGAGAATTTCATTGAGAGAGACCCATCCAGGTTCTGTAAAACCTTTATATCTACTGCATGTGTGAGTGATATGGTAGATAATAATGTGTCTGAAACCTTTAATGGGTACATACTAAATGCTAGAGGGAAACATATAATACATATGTTGGAAGCAATTAGAAGTGGCCTTAGGGAGAGACAATTTCAGAAGTTAAAACATGTTGAAAGTGTGTCTGATGTGTTAACACCTGCTGTtagaaaaaaagttgaaaaattGAAGAGTTTGGCTAGGTTCTGTACAGCTCACCCTGGGCTAGGGGGTAAGTTTGAGGTTGAGAACAAGGATGATAGATTCATAGTTTCTTTACCTGAAAGAAACTGTAGCTGTAGAGTTTGGGAGCTCACTGGCATTCCATGTATCCATGCCATTTCTGCTATCCATTTCATGAAGGAAGATCCAGCCAATTATGTCCACAAGTACCTGACCACTGAGACCTACTTGAAAGCATATTTATATCCATTGGAGCCAATAAATGGTGAAAGACAATGGCCCAAGGCAGTAGGCTATCCAGTTCAACCTCCACAAGTGAGGGTGATGCCTGGGAGGCCAAAGAAGAAAATGAGAAGGGATAAGGATGAGAAGGATCCCAAAAATCCTTCTAGACTGACTAGGGCAGGGACTGTTATGACATGCCAAAATTGTTTTCAGTTAGGTCACAATTCCAGAGGGTGCAAGAATGAGACTGTGGAGAAAGAAAAGCCAGAAAAGAGAAAGCCAGGAAGACCAAGGAAACACCCTAGGCCAGATGATGATGTGAACTCAGGTGGAGTAAGTAAGAGTAAGAAGAAGAGTAAGAGTAAGACCCTAGCTATGGAACGAGCACAG GCATCAAAGGGTGTAGGGCACTTTGTGGGAGAGGAGACAGGAAACTCTTACATTTGCTCTGGGAGTATAGTGCATCAAGTACCAAGAGGGGAAGAACTATCATCTCAAGTGCCAACCCAACAATCCCAAACCAAGAACTGA